In the Adlercreutzia equolifaciens DSM 19450 genome, one interval contains:
- the ispD gene encoding 2-C-methyl-D-erythritol 4-phosphate cytidylyltransferase codes for MPNIIDPVTEPSVLREPSFCMDELDFDALSSPLLQLQGKVDKKPQTAAIILAGGTGERFGKEGGKQLVEIAGKPILTWSAEAFDAVGDVGLIVIVCPEERMHEYLSRAIDPFPFVTPVVLAPSGAIRQESAFSGLEMVGDEYEYVVLHDGARPLVSPDLIEHTINMVKGNFDADGAIVAHPAVDTLKVVEDGVVVGTPDRSVFWNAQTPQVFRAGIYRRAHASALSDGFVGTDDSSLIERLGGKVLIVEGKRDNIKLTVPEDYVLLASAVRTMLLNSEHR; via the coding sequence ATGCCGAACATCATCGATCCCGTCACCGAGCCCTCGGTTCTTCGCGAGCCGTCCTTTTGCATGGATGAGCTCGATTTCGATGCCCTGAGCTCGCCGCTTCTGCAGCTGCAGGGCAAAGTGGACAAAAAGCCCCAGACGGCGGCCATCATTCTGGCCGGTGGCACAGGGGAGCGCTTCGGCAAAGAAGGTGGCAAGCAGCTGGTGGAGATTGCCGGCAAGCCCATCCTCACGTGGTCGGCCGAGGCCTTCGACGCGGTAGGCGATGTGGGGCTCATCGTCATCGTGTGCCCCGAGGAGCGCATGCACGAGTACTTGTCCCGCGCCATCGACCCGTTTCCCTTCGTCACGCCCGTGGTGCTCGCGCCCTCGGGGGCCATTCGTCAGGAGTCGGCGTTCTCGGGGCTCGAGATGGTGGGCGACGAGTACGAGTACGTGGTGCTGCACGACGGTGCCCGGCCGCTCGTGTCGCCAGACCTCATCGAGCACACCATCAACATGGTCAAGGGCAACTTCGATGCCGACGGCGCCATTGTGGCGCATCCGGCGGTGGATACGCTGAAGGTCGTGGAAGACGGCGTGGTGGTGGGCACCCCCGACCGGTCGGTGTTCTGGAATGCTCAGACGCCCCAGGTCTTCCGTGCGGGCATCTACCGTCGCGCCCATGCAAGTGCGCTGTCTGACGGGTTCGTGGGAACTGACGACTCTTCGCTCATCGAGCGGCTTGGCGGTAAAGTGCTGATCGTGGAAGGGAAGCGCGACAACATTAAGCTTACGGTGCCCGAGGACTATGTGCTTCTCGCCAGTGCCGTCCGCACTATGCTTTTGAACTCCGAGCATAGGTAA
- the ispF gene encoding 2-C-methyl-D-erythritol 2,4-cyclodiphosphate synthase, which yields MNDLRNLRTGLGMDVHAFAPGRKLILGGVDIPHHQGLDGHSDADVLAHAISDALLGAVRGGDIGKLFPDTDPAYKDADSLKLLAEVARFVRERGFEIIDVDSVIAAQAPKLSPYREAMRENLAAAMGVPVENVGVKATTTEHLGHEGREEGITAYATCLVCRI from the coding sequence ATGAACGACCTGCGAAATCTTCGGACGGGGCTGGGGATGGATGTGCATGCCTTTGCTCCGGGCCGCAAGCTCATCTTGGGCGGGGTGGACATCCCGCACCATCAGGGGCTCGACGGGCACTCCGATGCCGACGTGCTGGCCCATGCCATCTCCGACGCGCTGCTCGGTGCTGTGCGCGGGGGCGACATCGGGAAGCTGTTCCCCGACACCGACCCGGCCTACAAGGATGCCGATTCGCTCAAGCTGCTCGCCGAGGTGGCTCGCTTTGTGCGCGAGCGTGGTTTCGAGATCATCGACGTGGACAGCGTCATCGCCGCCCAGGCCCCGAAGCTCTCGCCCTACCGCGAGGCTATGCGCGAGAACCTGGCAGCGGCCATGGGAGTGCCCGTGGAAAACGTCGGCGTAAAGGCCACCACCACCGAGCACTTGGGCCACGAGGGTCGCGAAGAAGGCATCACCGCCTATGCCACCTGCCTCGTGTGCCGCATTTAA
- a CDS encoding helix-turn-helix domain-containing protein: MSDVGEVSPASVFAELQAGEWEDARSAASLPTRLKRQRELCSLTQEELAERSGISLRSIQMYEQRQKNTNRASAEAVYRLACALRCSMEGLLQF; encoded by the coding sequence GTGAGCGACGTCGGCGAGGTGAGCCCCGCGAGCGTCTTCGCTGAGCTGCAGGCGGGCGAGTGGGAAGACGCTCGCTCGGCCGCCTCGTTGCCGACACGACTGAAGCGCCAGCGCGAGCTGTGCAGCTTGACCCAGGAGGAGTTGGCTGAGCGATCGGGGATAAGCTTGCGCTCCATCCAAATGTACGAGCAGCGGCAGAAGAACACCAATCGCGCCTCCGCTGAGGCGGTCTACCGCCTCGCCTGCGCCTTGCGCTGCTCCATGGAAGGGCTGCTGCAGTTTTAG
- a CDS encoding RNA polymerase sigma factor: MDNRQYRQIVDAHADMVYRIALNQTRRVPDAEDVVQVVFLKLYEKPPMWLDDGAERGGRAMAAGTEREPARDERLRAWLIRVTVNECKSLWRSLWRQRVELREIRDGDAPPFEEPAFAEPAHEALYAALGTLPEKCRIVVHLFYFEDMGTREIAEVLGIKEPTVRTRLVRARKLLKQSLKEAWEDEQPEPIQSHDGRGPCLC; encoded by the coding sequence GTGGACAACCGCCAGTACCGACAGATCGTCGATGCCCACGCCGACATGGTGTACCGCATCGCGCTCAATCAGACGCGACGGGTACCCGATGCTGAGGACGTGGTGCAGGTGGTGTTCCTGAAGCTCTACGAGAAGCCGCCGATGTGGCTTGATGACGGGGCCGAGCGTGGCGGTCGAGCCATGGCGGCCGGAACCGAGCGCGAACCCGCCCGCGACGAGCGTCTGCGCGCCTGGCTCATCCGCGTCACGGTGAACGAGTGCAAAAGCCTCTGGCGCAGCCTGTGGCGCCAGCGAGTGGAGCTGCGGGAGATCCGCGACGGCGACGCGCCTCCCTTCGAGGAGCCCGCGTTCGCCGAGCCGGCTCACGAGGCGCTGTACGCGGCTTTGGGCACGCTGCCCGAAAAGTGCCGCATTGTCGTGCACCTGTTCTACTTCGAGGACATGGGCACCCGCGAGATCGCCGAGGTGCTGGGCATTAAGGAGCCCACGGTTCGCACCCGGCTCGTCCGAGCAAGGAAACTACTGAAACAGTCACTGAAGGAGGCGTGGGAAGATGAGCAACCAGAGCCAATACAAAGCCATGATGGGCGAGGTCCATGCCTCTGCTGA